The Papaver somniferum cultivar HN1 chromosome 3, ASM357369v1, whole genome shotgun sequence genome includes a region encoding these proteins:
- the LOC113356497 gene encoding partner of Y14 and mago-like has protein sequence MASSRGGTEEGTKTLKEGERILAPTRRPDGTYRKPIRIRAGYTPQDEVAIYQSKGALLKKGMGGPEVPPGYDPTLDVKPKTKSAKRNERKKEKKQQGKNSESLEAEETSTVEVTASEDLGLRSEAAESIACQMNKLDVSKNSPDLTSNSEAPSQDIDKKIRALKKKIRQTEAQLQKTERDAMNPEQLDKVAKLEGWQQELKVLEDKKAEQSTS, from the exons ATGGCAAGTAGTAGAGGAGGAACTGAAGAAGGgactaaaaccctaaaagaagGAGAAAGGATATTAGCACCAACAAGAAGACCCGATGGAACCTACAGAAAACCTATTAGAATTAGGGCTGGTTATACACCTCAAGATGAAGTTGCCATTTATCAGTCTAAAGGTGCTCTG TTAAAGAAAGGGATGGGAGGACCTGAAGTGCCACCAGGTTATGATCCAACTTTAGATGTAAAACCTAAGACAAAATCAGCAAAGAGGAATGaaagaaagaaggaaaagaaacaaCAG GGGAAGAATTCAGAATCACTAGAGGCTGAAGAAACAAGTACTGTAGAAGTAACCGCTTCTGAGGATTTAGGTCTCAGATCTGAAGCCGCGGAATCAATTGCATGTCAGATGAACAAGCTAGATGTTTCTAAAAATTCCCCTGATTTGACTTCAAATTCAGAGGCACCTAGTCAAGATATCGATAAGAAAATTAGAGCactcaaaaaaaag ATTCGACAGACTGAAGCACAATTACAAAAAACTGAGCGGGATGCTATGAATCCAGAGCAGTTAGATAAGGTGGCTAAACTGGAGGGTTGGCAACAAGAACTTAAAGTACTTGAGGATAAGAAGGCAGAGCAGTCAACTTCATGA